One window of the Nicotiana tabacum cultivar K326 chromosome 4, ASM71507v2, whole genome shotgun sequence genome contains the following:
- the LOC142179792 gene encoding uncharacterized protein LOC142179792, translated as MALATECKLLTQKEQLTVHSHAIKVAWHKPLLNFYKLNIDDAFKEKENLGGLGGVFRNHIGHWIAGFQHHCPAISPLQTELEALKEGLNIALTKGFTPQIIETDATKVVNAPEPSIQHNFREGNKVAHKLTKEALNLPKEHQVLV; from the exons ATGGCCTTAGCAACTGAGTGTAAGCTGCTTACTCAAAAAGAACAACTTACTGTTCATTCCCATGCAATAAAAGTTGCATGGCACAAACCTCTTTTAAATTTCTACAAGCTCAACATAGACGACGCGTTCAAAGAGAAAGAAAACTTAGGGGGTTTAGGAGGCGTATTCAGGAATCATATTGGCCACTGGATAGCAGGCTTTCAACACCACTGCCCAGCTATATCACCACTACAAACAGAGCTAGAAGCACTTAAGGAAGGCCTCAATATAGCATTAACGAAGGGATTCACTCCACAAATCATTGAAACTGACGCAACAAAG GTGGTTAATGCTCCAGAGCCGTCAATCCAACATAATTTCAGGGAAGGAAACAAAGTAGCCCATAAGCTGACAAAGGAAGCTCTCAATCTTCCAAAGGAACATCAAGtactagtgtaa